In Candidatus Syntrophoarchaeum caldarius, the following are encoded in one genomic region:
- a CDS encoding tetrahydromethanopterin S-methyltransferase subunit A, producing the protein MEIYKVKPPSEYPPEDGRYVRGNDYSPVAVCVILDTFDFAIPMELEDLVMAAVDAGAALSGMLQTENIGIEKLICNIVANPNIRYLIICGREAWGHLPGDTLIKLVENGVDERGWIIGSTALTPYLPNIPEEAIEQFRRQIRIIDLIDCLDADKVTDAVRACYQEEPSQFENYTLYDPGAYAEDPICVKISMKIEKPWEVEKPKMVSRWRKFIADPEEKEMIG; encoded by the coding sequence ATGGAAATCTATAAGGTAAAACCACCATCAGAATACCCGCCAGAAGATGGAAGATACGTGAGAGGGAATGATTACTCGCCTGTTGCGGTATGTGTAATCCTCGATACATTTGACTTTGCAATCCCGATGGAACTTGAGGACCTCGTGATGGCAGCAGTTGATGCTGGGGCTGCCCTTTCAGGTATGCTTCAGACCGAGAATATTGGGATTGAGAAGCTTATATGTAACATCGTTGCAAATCCGAATATAAGGTACCTAATCATCTGTGGAAGGGAAGCATGGGGACATCTCCCAGGAGATACACTCATAAAACTGGTTGAAAACGGTGTTGATGAGAGGGGGTGGATAATCGGTTCAACCGCGTTAACGCCGTATCTACCAAACATTCCAGAAGAGGCAATCGAGCAGTTCAGAAGACAGATCAGGATTATAGATCTCATTGATTGTCTTGATGCAGATAAAGTGACAGATGCTGTAAGGGCATGTTATCAGGAAGAACCAAGCCAGTTTGAGAATTACACGCTCTACGATCCCGGTGCATATGCAGAGGATCCGATCTGCGTGAAGATCAGCATGAAGATCGAGAAGCCCTGGGAGGTTGAAAAACCAAAGATGGTTAGCAGATGGAGAAAGTTCATAGCAGATCCTGAAGAAAAGGAGATGATTGGATGA
- a CDS encoding permease has protein sequence MSGLLVTALTAGFNTLMEYLSLHVLTCLVPAFFIAGAISALLAKETILKYFGANTRKWISYSVASVSGTILAVCSCTILPMFAGIHRRGAGIGPASAFLFSGPAINLLAIVLTARVLGLELGVARALAAILMSIVIGLIMASIFERGDRCDSVNEIKTIAKDGRPWYITLLFFILLVAILLIGASGLIPTITKLIAIYLLTIAVSILLIFYYSRDEVKEWGHETWWLTRQIFPVLLLGTFIIGVIGGIASGFAPSHDPATAVGELTMPYLGDSSPAACLLASVIGAILYMPTLLEVPIVGHFFGYTSGLMGAGPALSLLLAGPSMSLPNMIVITRVMGGKRAGVYILLVILISTLTGVLYGNL, from the coding sequence ATGAGTGGACTGCTGGTAACTGCCCTTACAGCAGGGTTTAATACCCTTATGGAGTACCTCTCACTTCATGTCCTGACATGTCTCGTTCCAGCATTCTTCATCGCCGGTGCCATCTCGGCTCTGCTTGCGAAGGAAACAATCCTGAAGTATTTTGGGGCTAACACCAGGAAATGGATCTCGTACTCTGTTGCTTCTGTCTCAGGAACGATTCTTGCTGTCTGTAGCTGCACGATTCTCCCGATGTTTGCAGGAATTCATCGTAGAGGGGCAGGAATAGGGCCTGCATCAGCTTTTCTCTTCTCAGGTCCTGCCATCAATCTTCTTGCAATTGTATTAACAGCACGAGTTCTGGGGCTCGAGCTTGGGGTTGCAAGGGCACTTGCTGCCATCCTGATGTCTATTGTGATCGGGCTGATAATGGCATCGATATTTGAGCGGGGAGATAGGTGCGACTCGGTCAACGAGATTAAAACCATTGCAAAAGATGGGAGACCATGGTACATCACACTTCTCTTCTTCATCCTTCTTGTTGCGATCCTCTTAATCGGAGCTTCAGGGCTTATACCAACCATAACAAAGCTCATCGCAATCTATTTACTGACGATAGCCGTCTCAATCCTTCTCATCTTCTACTATTCAAGGGATGAGGTGAAAGAATGGGGGCATGAGACCTGGTGGCTGACCCGGCAGATCTTTCCCGTTTTACTCCTGGGAACATTCATCATCGGTGTGATCGGGGGCATTGCTTCGGGTTTTGCACCATCCCACGACCCTGCAACCGCGGTTGGAGAACTTACCATGCCTTATCTCGGCGATAGCTCTCCTGCAGCATGCCTCCTTGCATCGGTGATCGGGGCGATTCTGTACATGCCAACACTCCTGGAAGTTCCAATCGTCGGGCACTTCTTCGGCTACACATCAGGTCTAATGGGAGCTGGTCCTGCGTTATCGCTTCTTCTTGCAGGACCTTCGATGAGCCTTCCAAACATGATTGTGATAACGAGAGTGATGGGTGGAAAGCGAGCTGGTGTTTACATTCTGCTTGTTATTCTAATATCAACTTTGACGGGGGTCTTGTATGGAAATCTATAA